The following DNA comes from Brassica oleracea var. oleracea cultivar TO1000 chromosome C5, BOL, whole genome shotgun sequence.
CTATCGTAATATTACCATTTGATATAAAAGCAAGAAAATTATAGTAAATTAATATACAATATAGAAAAGTTTCTAGGATATTCATTTTTAAGATTTTGTCACAAAATAGCCCTCAATGAGAAATATGACCAATAGGAGTTTTATTAAACAGTAAAACTACATTTAAACAGGGTTAACTAATCTAGACTTAGAGTTTAGAGTTAAGGGGTGAGGTTTTGAAGATATAATTCAAACTATAAAAAATAAAATACATATTAAATTTTTCAAAATTAAAAGTATATATTTTGGTCATCTATCGTAATAGTTAAAATATAATTAAGAAATAAAAAAATAAATTAAACATCTCTCTAAAAAGTGTATAGTAAAAAATAAGAAACAAATATACAATATAAGAAATAGAAATATTATATTAAAAATCTATCGTAATATTAGAATAAGTAAATATACAATATAATGAAAAATACACAGTAAGTAAATATACAATATGAGAACTGAAAAAAATAAATTAGACATCTATGTGAAAAATGTATACTAAAATAAATAATAAGTAAATATAGAGTATAAGAAACAAAAATATTACATTAAACATATATCATAATATTAGAATAAAAATAAATGATAAATAAATATATGATATAAGAAATAGAAAAACTACATTAAATACCTATCTGAAAATGTATTGTTTTACATTTTTATTATTTACAAATCTTTTTATAAGTAAATATATATACAATATAGGAAGAAATAAATAATAAGTAAATATACAATATAAGAAATAGAAATGTTACATATTATAATAAGTAAATATAAAATAAAAGAAAAATAATAATAAGTAAATATAATATATAAGAAATTAAAATATTACAATAAATATATATCATACTATTATAACTGATATAGCAAGAAATTTAGAATAAATAAATATACAAAAAAGATAAGAAACAAGTAAATATACAATATAAAAATAGAAAAAAACTAAATTAAACATCTATCTGAAAAATGTATAGTTAAATAGAAAAGTGTATAGTTAACTAAATAATAAGCAAATATAAAATATAAAAATAGAAATATTACATTAAACATCTATTGTAATATATTACCATCTGATATAAAAGCAAAAAAATTAGAATAAATAAATATACAATATAGAGAAATTTCCTAAGATAGCCATTTTTAAAAAATTTAAAATTAAAATGAGCTATTTTGGTCATTTTCCTTATTGAAAACTATTTTTGTGACAAAAACTTAAAAAGATCTATTTGAGAGAATTGTCTTACAATATAAGAAAAATTAAATAATAAGTTAATATGTAATATAAGAAATGGAAAATTGTATCAAACATCTATTTAAAAATGTATAATTTTATGGATTTTTCTAAGAAAATATGTATTCACACAAACATACAATTCAGAATTTTGTTGTTGTTCAGAATACAGCGTCCAAAAGAATAACTATATAGTTAATATTTAAAAATCAAAATAGTTAACTCTTATTAGTAACTAAATAAATGGAGATGTGGAGATCAATCTCCTGCATTCAAGGAAACATTGAAAGCGACACTAGAAAATTAGGAAACGCCTTTTATCTTCTTAACCAATTCTCTGGTTAGATTCGGTGATCTTGATCGGACCATTTGGTTCGCATAACTACTGTTCCATAAAACCTTTGACTAAAGCTTATTTATCATTCAGGAATTCTACATTGACTCGCCACAAATCAAAACCACGTGTGTACATTGGTTGCATGAAGTCTGGACCTGTCTTAGCTCAAAAGTAAGCAGCAAAATCTGTCACACGCTCATGCTTTTGCACATATCTTTGACTCTTTTTCCCCGGGTGTGCAGAGGAGTCGAGTACCATGAGCCAGAGTATTGGAAGTTCAGTGTCTACTTCAAGAAACAACTACACAAATATGCAAATGAAGATATCTCTTAGGATCTTTGTTCATTGGTCTGGATGTTGAACACATCGATGGTAGAAGCCTCTGCTGCGGAACACCCTTAGGTTAACGATAAAATCAGCCTATAAGACATCAATTAAGCCACCGAGATTCAAGAATCAAGTTTAGATGATTTGTATGCGCAAATTGTGAGTGGAAGGTTCAAGCAGGGAACCTTGTGCAGCATTTATTGACTGGAGCTGCAGCGGAATCTGCATATCTGTGGATAGAATGCTCCTGCGGAGAAGGCGAAGGAGAAATATGGCACACCAGTTTCTGAACTATAAATAGCTCTTTGGCCAAGAAGCCTCTGCTGCGGAACACCCTTAGGTAAAAGATAAAATCAGCCTATAACAAATCAACTAAGCAACTGAGATTCAAGAATCACGTCTAAATGAGATGAGTGTAGTGCGGATTGTGAGTGGATGGGTCAGGCAGCGAGCCCTTGTGCAGCTTCATTCGACTGGAGCTGCAGCGGAATCTGCAAATCCGTGGATAGGATGCTTGAAATACACCAATGATGCTGCGAAGAGCAATATGGCACACCAGTTTCTAAACTATAAATTGCTTCAGCTTCTTGTCATGGATGAGGATTAGTGTAGGTTATGATAATGATGATGTTCATGCTAAACATTACATGGATCATCTAAAACCCCCAATTTTTTTTGCCTATCAATCCCAAACCTTAACTTGATAATGGAGGATTCATCGATTCTCGCTTAGAGAAAAAAAAAACTTTTATTTACTTTATATACATATTCAAGAATTAGAAACCAAAGCAAACATAAACTGCAAAACAGATGAACCAACCACAAAAGGATGATTTTAATTAAGAATTTAAATCTTTTTTTTTTCCGGAAAGTGTATTTACATGATGGATTAGAACAAAAAAAAAGATGTGTAATCTTGGTTGGAATCAAGAACGAACAATGGTCTCGAAGCAATGAATCCCGTCGAGCTCCAGAGCATACCTCGGTTGCTTCTTCGCCAAACTGGTAGCGTTTTCGTCTTTCTTCAGCAAAGACACAGTTTGACCACCGCCACCACCGGAAGAAGCAGCTTGAGAGGGGTTGCAGACATAAGACGCTGCGGTGACTTTCTTCCCCATAATCTCTGCGGACATGTCGTCGAAGGCACTGAACATCGAATTCATCAGGAGAGAAGAGAGAGATTTGTCTTTGTTGGGTTTTTGAACTTTTTGTTGGATAATTCATTAAAGTGAAGTTTGATGGGTTAAGTAAAAAGGAAAACATATCGAGCTTAGGAATGTTTCCATATTATTATTAGGAAAAGATGTAGCTTCGCTCTTAGGAAAAGATGTAGCTTCTTCCTATATAAAGAGTTCTCATGGAGAGATGTTCCATCAAGAGAAACACATTGAAATGTTTAGTTTTGAGAGAGTTTCTAAATCTAATAAGAAGAGAAGTTCTTATAATCTTTGTGTTTGTGCAACTTTAATTGGTANNNNNNNNNNNNNNNNNNNNNNNNNNNNNNNNNNNN
Coding sequences within:
- the LOC106294147 gene encoding uncharacterized protein LOC106294147, giving the protein MNSMFSAFDDMSAEIMGKKVTAASYVCNPSQAASSGGGGGQTVSLLKKDENATSLAKKQPRYALELDGIHCFETIVRS